From the Astyanax mexicanus isolate ESR-SI-001 chromosome 9, AstMex3_surface, whole genome shotgun sequence genome, one window contains:
- the sf3b3 gene encoding splicing factor 3B subunit 3 encodes MFLYNLTLQRATGITHAIHGNFSGTKLQEIVVSRGKILELLRPDANTGKVHTLLTMEVFGIVRSLMAFRLTGGTKDYIVVGSDSGRIVILEYHPSKNMFEKVHQETFGKSGCRRIVPGQFLAVDPKGRAVMIGAIEKQKLVYILNRDAAARLTISSPLEAHKANTLVYHVVGVDVGFENPMFACLEMDYEEADNDPTGEAAANTQQTLTFYELDLGLNHVVRKYSEALEEHGNFLITVPGGSDGPSGVLICSENYITYKNFGDQPDIRCPIPRRRNDLDDPERGMIFVCSATHKTKSMFFFLAQTEQGDIFKVTLETDEEMVTEIRMKYFDTIPVATAMCVLKTGFLFVASEFGNHYLYQIAHLGDDDDEPEFSSAMPLEEGDTFFFQPRPLKNLVLVDEQENLSPIMSCQIADLANEDTPQLYVACGRGPRSTLRVLRHGLEVSEMAVSELPGNPNAVWTVRRHVEDEFDAYIIVSFVNATLVLSIGETVEEVTDSGFLGTTPTLSCSLLGEDALVQVYPDGIRHIRADKRVNEWKTPGKKTIVRCAVNQRQVVIALTGGELVYFEMDPSGQLNEYTERKEMSADVVCMSLANVPPGEQRSRFLAVGLVDNTVRIISLDPSDCLQPLSMQALPAQPESLCIVEMGGVEKQDELGEKGTIGFLYLNIGLQNGVLLRTVLDPVTGDLSDTRTRYLGSRPVKLFRVRMQGQEAVLAMSSRSWLSYSYQSRFHLTPLSYETLEYASGFASEQCPEGIVAISTNTLRILALEKLGAVFNQVAFPLQYTPRKFVIQPETNNLILIETDHNAYTEATKAQRKQQMAEEMVEAAGEDERELAAEMAAAFLNENLPEAIFGAPKAGSGQWASLVRLVNPIQGNTLDLVQLEQNEAAFSVAVCRFANGGDDWYVLVGVARDMILNPRSVGGGYIYTYRLVGGGEKLEFMHKTPVEDVPLAIAPFQGRVLVGVGKLLRIYDLGKKKLLRKCENKHVPNLVTGIHTIGQRVIVSDIQESLFWVRYKRSENQLIIFADDTHPRWVTSACLLDYDTMATADKFGNISIVRLPPNTSDDVDEDPTGNKALWDRGLLNGASQKAEVIMNYHIGETVLSLQKTTLIPGGSESLVYTTLSGGIGILVPFTSHEDHDFFQHLEMHMRSEFPPLCGRDHLSFRSYYFPVKNVIDGDLCEQFNSMDPHKQKSVAEELDRTPPEVSKKLEDIRTRYAF; translated from the exons ATGTTTCTGTACAACCTGACATTACAACGTGCCACTGGCATCACTCATGCCATCCATGGGAACTTTTCAG GTACGAAACTGCAAGAGATTGTGGTTTCCCGGGGAAAGATTCTAGAGCTGCTGCGTCCTGATGCCAACACAGGCAAGGTTCACACATTGCTCACCATGGAGGTGTTTGGCATCGTCCGCTCCCTCATGGCCTTCAGGCTCACTGGTGGCACGAAAG ACTACATCGTGGTGGGAAGTGACTCGGGACGTATTGTTATCCTGGAGTACCATCCTTCAAAGAACATGTTTGAAAAGGTGCACCAGGAGACTTTTGGCAAGAGCGGATGTAGACGCATCGTTCCCGGGCAATTCCTGGCTGTGGACCCTAAAGGCAGAGCTGTAATGATAG GTGCCATAGAGAAGCAGAAGTTGGTGTATATCTTGAACAGAGATGCTGCAGCTCGTCTCACCATCTCCTCTCCGTTGGAAGCACACAAGGCCAACACCCTGGTCTACCATGTGGTTGGGGTGGATGTGGGCTTTGAGAACCCCATGTTTGCCTGCCTTGAGATGGACTATGAG GAAGCTGATAATGACCCCACAGGAGAGGCAGCAGCCAACACACAGCAGACTCTGACCTTCTATGAGCTTGACCTGGGACTCAACCATGTTGTGCGCAAGTACAGTGAGGCTCTAGAAGAACATGGCAACTTCCTCATCACAG TACCCGGTGGCTCAGATGGCCCCAGTGGAGTGCTCATTTGCTCTGAGAATTACATTACATACAAGAACTTTGGGGACCAGCCAGATATCCGTTGCCCAATTCCTCGCAGAAGG AATGATCTGGATGACCCTGAGAGAGGCATGATCTTCGTCTGCTCTGCCACACACAAGACCAAGTCCATGTTCTTCTTCCTGGCCCAGACTGAGCAAGGAGATATCTTTAAAGTTACCCTCGAAACAGATGAGGAGATG GTCACTGAGATAAGGATGAAATACTTCGACACTATCCCTGTGGCCACAGCCATGTGTGTGCTGAAGACTGGGTTCTTATTTGTGGCGTCAGAGTTTGGAAACCA TTACCTGTACCAGATAGCTCACCTGGGTGATGACGATGATGAACCAGAGTTCTCCTCTGCCATGCCTCTAGAGGAGGGAGACACCTTTTTCTTTCAACCTCGACCCCTAAAGAACCTGGTGCTTGTGGATGAGCAGGAGAATCTGTCTCCAATTATGTCCTGCCAG ATTGCTGATTTGGCCAATGAGGACACTCCTCAGCTGTATGTGGCGTGTGGAAGAGGACCCAGGTCAACTTTGAGGGTTCTAAGGCATGGGTTGGAG gtttcagAGATGGCAGTATCTGAACTTCCTGGTAACCCCAATGCTGTGTGGACCGTTAGGAGACATGTAGAAG ACGAGTTTGATGCCTACATCATTGTGTCCTTCGTTAACGCCACACTGGTTCTGTCTATCGGGGAAACTGTGGAAGAAGTGACAGATTCTGGTTTCCTTGGTACCACCCCAACCCTGTCCTGTTCACTACTGGGAGAGGATGCTCTGGTGCAA GTTTATCCAGATGGCATCCGCCACATCAGAGCCGATAAGCGTGTGAATGAGTGGAAGACTCCGGGGAAGAAGACTATCGTACGCTGCGCTGTCAACCAGCGGCAGGTTGTCATTGCTCTGACTGGAGGAGAGCTGGTCTACTTTGAGATGGACCCG tCAGGCCAGCTGAATGAATACACAGAAAGGAAGGAGATGTCTGCAGACGTGGTGTGTATGAGCCTTGCTAATGTCCCTCCGGGTGAACAGCGCTCACGCTTTCTGGCTGTGGGTCTGGTGGACAACACTGTGCGCATCATCTCTCTGGACCCCTCG GATTGTTTGCAGCCACTGAGTATGCAGGCTTTGCCTGCGCAGCCAGAGTCCCTGTGTATTGTGGAAATGGGAGGCGTGGAGAAGCAAGATGAGCTGGGCGAGAAGGGCACCATTGGCTTCCTCTACCTTAATATTGGTCTACAG AACGGTGTGCTGTTGCGTACTGTGCTGGATCCTGTAACTGGAGACCTGTCTGACACTCGCACCCGCTACCTGGGATCTCGTCCTGTCAAGCTCTTCAGGGTGCGGATGCAGGGCCAAGAGGCT GTGCTGGCCATGTCTAGCCGGTCGTGGCTGAGCTATTCATACCAGTCCCGTTTCCATCTGACTCCACTTTCTTACGAGACGCTGGAGTATGCCTCAGGATTTGCATCAGAGCAGTGCCCTGAAGGAATAGTTGCCATCTCCACCAACACACTGAG AATTCTGGCTCTAGAGAAGCTTGGTGCAGTCTTCAACCAGGTGGCCTTCCCACTCCAGTACACACCACGCAAATTTGTCATTCAGCCAGAGACCAACAATCTAATCCTCATAGAAACGGACCATAATGCCTACACAGAGGCCACCAAGGCCCAGCGTAAACAGCAGATGGCTGAG GAAATGGTGGAGGCAGCAGGAGAGGATGAAAGGGAGTTGGCTGCAGAAATGGCTGCTGCGTTTTTGAATGAGAATCTCCCTGAAGCAATTTTTGGTGCCCCTAAGGCTGGATCAGGACAGTGGGCATCACTGGTGCGCCTGGTCAATCCTATTCAGGGGAACACCTTGGACTTGGTTCAACTAGAGCAGAATGAGGCAGCCTTCAG TGTGGCGGTTTGTCGCTTTGCTAATGGGGGTGATGACTGGTATGTGCTGGTGGGTGTGGCCAGAGATATGATCCTTAACCCACGCTCGGTGGGTGGTGGCTACATTTACACATACCGTCTTGTAGGGGGCGGTGAAAAGCTGGAGTTTATGCACAAG ACCCCTGTTGAAGATGTGCCCCTAGCCATTGCTCCGTTCCAGGGCAGAGTGTTGGTGGGTGTGGGCAAACTATTGCGCATTTATGACCTGGGCAAAAAGAAGCTTCTTCGGAAGTGTGAGAATAAG CATGTTCCAAACCTGGTGACGGGTATTCACACCATTGGCCAACGAGTGATCGTGTCCGATATTCAAGAGAGTCTGTTCTGGGTACGCTATAAGCGCAGTGAGAACCAGCTCATTatctttgctgatgacacccaccCACGTTGGGTTACTAGTGCATGTCTCCTCGACTATGACACCATGGCCACAGCGGACAAGTTTGGGAATATCAGCATT GTACGATTACCACCCAACACCAGTGATGATGTGGATGAGGACCCCACAGGAAACAAAGCATTGTGGGACAGAGGCCTACTGAACGGAGCATCACAAAAG GCTGAGGTAATTATGAATTACCATATTGGAGAGACAGTCCTTTCCCTGCAGAAGACCACCCTAATACCTGGAGGCTCTGAGTCCCTGGTGTACACCACTCTTTCAGGAGGCATTGGCATCCTGGTGCCCTTCACATCTCATGAG GACCATGACTTTTTCCAGCACTTGGAAATGCATATGCGCTCTGAATTTCCTCCACTGTGCGGCAGAGACCATCTCAGTTTCCGCTCCTATTACTTCCCTGTAAAG AATGTGATTGATGGAGACCTGTGTGAACAGTTTAACTCCATGGATCCTCATAAGCAGAAAAGTGTTGCTGAAGAGCTGGACCGCACGCCACCAGAAGTGTCTAAGAAACTGGAAGACATCCGCACGCGCTACGCCTTTTAA